In Paroedura picta isolate Pp20150507F chromosome 6, Ppicta_v3.0, whole genome shotgun sequence, one genomic interval encodes:
- the LOC143840699 gene encoding uncharacterized protein LOC143840699 — MGERDGTLGAFCYCCCCCSLYPVEEPIYEEMNPMPTGSEAVEEQIYEEMNPQPIEREIAEETIYEEMREPPEATCSDVTHDDGGAATVEPSQGLLTACKEYHVSLDAVCEMIKSPAPKGRPEDAPTCVTVLIPALDNYDVDPRVFEDIVTVAHSRVWGGCCSYCAEIAYCQEHSCLGKSYSTEDEDSSDSDEEASSSDEVEKMGDSGVDTTDDTAEGMKEPPPSRAQTPEPPRGGASIKDEEEMRACVQTLLPDVWDSTIDFNILASSVHADINPACCWRCGFITLAKEISGLKVLEIKAETPYIFLKVTECAGGEKQKHCEENSLMREDDGKTRKSI; from the exons atgggagagagggatGGCACCCtgggtgctttctgctactgctgctgttgctgctctcTTTACCCCGTGGAAGAGCCAATTTATGAGGAAATGAACCCGATGCCGACGGGGTCGGAGGCCGTGGAAGAGCAAATTTATGAGGAAATGAACCCACAGCCTATAGAGCGTGAGATTGCTGAAGAAACAATTTATGAAGAAATGCGTGAGCCTCCAGAAGCTACATGCAGCGATGTTACACATGATGATGGGGGAGCTGCAACTGTAGAACCATCACAAGGTTTATTGACGGCTTGTAAAGAATACCACGTATCTCTAGATGCTGTGTGTGAGATGATTAAGAGTCCTGCCCCGAAAGGTAGACCTGAAGATGCACCAACGTGTGTGACGGTTTTAATACCGGCT TTAGATAACTACGATGTGGACCCCCGGGTGTTTGAAGACATAGTGACGGTTGCCCACTCGAGAGTGTGGGGCGGATGCTGTAGCTACTGTGCGGAAATTGCATACTGTCAAGAGCACAGTTGTCTGGGAAAGAGTTACTCCACTGAAGATGAGGATTCCTCTGATTCGGATGAAGAAGCATCAAGCAGTGATGAGGTTGAAAAAATGGGAGATTCAGGGGTCGATACAACTGATGACACGGCAGAAGGTATGAAAGAACCACCGCCATCACGGGCGCAGACACCAGAGCCACCGAGGGGTGGCGCTTCTATAAAGGATGAGGAAGAGATGCGGGCCTGCGTTCAGACTTTATTGCCCGAT GTGTGGGACAGTACTATTGATTTTAACATTCTGGCTAGTAGCGTTCATGCCGATATAAACCCCGCCTGTTGCTGGCGCTGTGGTTTCATCACCCTGGCTAAAGAAATTTCGGGGTTAAAGGTGCTTGAGATAAAAGCGGAAACCCCATATATATTCCTTAAAGTGACGGAATGTGCcggtggtgaaaagcagaaacATTGTGAAGAGAACAGCCTAATGCGGGAAGATGACGGCAAAACCCGGAAGTCCATCTGA
- the LOC143840823 gene encoding uncharacterized protein F54H12.2-like: MAFIHCGSGECVKSELDLFQIAPTQTCIEKSLYIEVPPLSALAGSTPLEFYIAGNGEDYIDLNNTILYVKCKITQEDGTDIANDARVALVNYPIASIFSQLDVTIGDRLISQSNNCYPYRAFIEAMLNYSGETLATQFSAGAFYKDTAGQLESTVLANPTNEGFSKRATLTAASRVVDLLGHLHADIFFQEKLLLNGVDVKIKLTRNKDSFCLMSGAGDGVRFKLHIESASVFVKKVKVAPGIRIAHAEALLTTPAKYPVDRASMKVFSIPAGARVSNQDNLFLGQLPKMVVMGLVDNDAFSGSFRKNPFHFKHYGINFVALYMDGEQIPAKPFQPDFAAGNSVREYMSLVQTAGKHLQDRPLLINRDEFGDGYTLFAFDLSPDQECADHYSLIKTGNLRAEIRFATALPQTVNLIVYGVFDNVIEINHSRNVLFDYM, from the coding sequence ATGGCATTCATCCACTGCGGGTCGGGAGAGTGTGTAAAGTCAGAACTGGACCTGTTCCAGATAGCCCCGACGCAGACCTGTATTGAAAAAAGCCTGTATATCGAAGTTCCGCCTCTTTCAGCCCTTGCTGGATCGACACCTCTAGAGTTTTACATAGCGGGGAATGGCGAAGATTACATCGATTTAAATAACACCATCTTGTATGTGAAATGTAAAATTACTCAAGAAGATGGCACAGACATTGCTAATGACGCTAGAGTGGCACTGGTGAACTATCCGATCGCTTCCATtttcagccagctggatgtcACCATAGGTGACCGCCTCATCAGCCAGAGTAACAACTGTTATCCATACAGAGCATTTATCGAAGCGATGCTCAACTACAGCGGGGAAACCCTAGCTACCCAATTTTCTGCAGGAGCCTTTTACAAGGATACAGCGGGACAGCTTGAGTCCACTGTCTTAGCAAATCCTACCAACGAAGGGTTTTCCAAGAGAGCAACACTGACCGCTGCAAGCCGTGTGGTAGACCTTCTAGGTCACCTCCATGCAGACATATTTTTTCAAGAAAAATTGCTGTTAAATGGAGTGGATGTGAAAATCAAACTGACACGCAACAAAGACTCTTTCTGCCTAATGAGCGGGGCTGGAGACGGAGTACGCTTTAAACTTCACATAGAGTCTGCATCCGTCTTTGTGAAAAAAGTGAAAGTAGCTCCAGGCATACGGATTGCCCATGCTGAAGCGCTGCTGACAACACCTGCAAAATACCCGGTGGACCGGGCCAGCATGAAGGTATTCAGTATCCCCGCCGGGGCCCGTGTGAGCAACCAAGACAACTTATTTCTTGGCCAGCTCCCCAAAATGGTGGTCATGGGCCTAGTGGATAACGACGCTTTCAGCGGGAGTTTCAGAAAAAACCCTTTTCACTTTAAGCATTACGGCATAAACTTTGTAGCCTTGTACATGGATGGAGAGCAGATCCCCGCCAAACCCTTCCAGCCTGACTTTGCAGCAGGAAACAGCGTGAGAGAATACATGAGTCTTGTGCAAACAGCAGGGAAGCACCTTCAGGATAGACCTCTCCTAATAAACCGTGATGAGTTTGGGGACGGGTACACTCTCTTTGCTTTTGACTTGTCTCCAGACCAGGAGTGTGCAGACCATTACTCTCTGATTAAAACAGGGAACTTGAGGGCAGAAATACGTTTTGCTACGGCATTGCCACAGACGGTGAATTTGATTGTGTACGGGGTGTTTGACAACGTGATTGAAATCAACCACAGTCGCAACGTGCTTTTTGACTACATGTAA